The proteins below are encoded in one region of Alistipes communis:
- a CDS encoding linear amide C-N hydrolase, with amino-acid sequence MKKAILLSTIAALCCGLHRTSACTGIALSAADGSYVQSRTIEWSRGVLRSQYVVIPRGQQLRSFTPTGANGLAFTARYGTVGLAVEQQEFIAEGINEAGLSAGLFFFPQYGGYESYDPDRNDRTLADLQVAAWMLTQFATIDEVKAAVASVRIVALEKSSVVHWRIGEASGRQVVLEIVDGVPHFYENEVGVLTNAPGFEWQLTNLDNYVNLYPGDAPVRQLSGITLRPTGSNSGFLGIPGDATPPSRFVRAAFYRATAPQRATAFGTVLQCFHLLNCFDIPIGIDHPQGDAPDIPSATQWTSAIDLTHRRVYYKTAYDNSIRCIDLAEIDFGRVKYQSHPLDEVREQPVVKISVTH; translated from the coding sequence ATGAAAAAAGCGATTCTGTTATCGACGATCGCCGCCCTCTGCTGCGGCCTTCACCGGACGAGCGCCTGCACCGGCATCGCACTCTCGGCCGCCGACGGCAGTTACGTGCAGTCGCGCACGATCGAATGGTCGCGCGGCGTTCTCCGAAGCCAATACGTCGTCATCCCGCGCGGCCAGCAGCTCCGGTCGTTCACCCCGACCGGTGCGAACGGACTGGCCTTCACCGCCCGATACGGCACGGTCGGGCTGGCCGTGGAGCAGCAGGAGTTCATCGCCGAGGGAATCAACGAGGCGGGACTCTCGGCCGGTCTCTTCTTCTTCCCGCAATACGGAGGCTACGAATCCTACGACCCCGACCGCAACGACCGCACGCTGGCCGATTTGCAGGTAGCGGCATGGATGCTGACGCAATTCGCCACGATCGACGAAGTGAAGGCCGCCGTGGCATCGGTGCGCATCGTCGCGCTGGAAAAAAGTTCGGTCGTGCACTGGCGCATCGGAGAGGCTTCGGGACGGCAGGTCGTGCTGGAAATCGTCGACGGCGTGCCGCATTTCTACGAGAACGAGGTCGGCGTACTCACCAACGCTCCGGGCTTCGAGTGGCAGCTCACGAACCTCGACAACTACGTGAACCTCTATCCCGGCGATGCTCCCGTCCGACAACTGAGCGGCATCACGCTGCGCCCCACCGGCAGCAATTCGGGATTTCTGGGCATTCCGGGCGATGCGACGCCGCCTTCGCGTTTCGTGCGCGCCGCCTTCTACCGCGCCACGGCGCCGCAGCGCGCCACAGCCTTCGGAACGGTGCTGCAATGCTTCCACCTGCTCAACTGCTTCGACATCCCCATCGGCATCGACCACCCGCAGGGCGACGCGCCCGACATCCCGAGCGCCACGCAGTGGACTTCCGCCATCGACCTGACCCACCGCAGGGTCTACTACAAGACGGCCTACGACAATTCGATCCGCTGCATCGACCTCGCGGAGATCGATTTCGGACGGGTGAAATACCAGTCCCACCCGCTGGACGAGGTGCGCGAACAGCCCGTCGTGAAGATCTCGGTCACGCACTGA
- a CDS encoding tetratricopeptide repeat protein — MKTHLLALLSLFCIGTASAQTPRDERIARAVERMDDGDYDEAARLLESVLAADPKNFLANYETGYLLYMQERYEEAVEVLRRIKRKDYPPLYQLLGNAYDMAGDRKRAVKTYEKGLRENPDAGRLYLELGNIAYAERQYDRALACYRRGATVDPAHPSNYRSLALLYAISTEPVWTLVWGELFMNLERGSGRTSAMSETLARTYRDNIRIEGDTAVRMTFSRNGRVAREGLRLRIPFGTAVFEVAARAALTADGIPDSLTLDVLSDMRERFVDRYFEKYDRMLFDDDAARPLMDYQRQVKEAGMMRPYNYWVLSQGFPDEFRQWRDEHAVQWQDFIAWFAAHPMSVPDPAAGRRNP; from the coding sequence ATGAAAACGCACCTACTCGCACTCCTGTCGCTGTTCTGTATCGGGACCGCCTCGGCGCAGACGCCCCGCGACGAACGCATCGCCCGCGCCGTCGAACGGATGGACGACGGCGACTACGACGAAGCCGCACGGCTGCTGGAATCCGTGCTGGCCGCCGATCCGAAAAACTTCCTGGCCAATTACGAAACGGGCTACCTGCTCTACATGCAGGAGCGCTATGAAGAGGCCGTCGAAGTGCTGCGCCGCATCAAGCGCAAGGACTACCCGCCGCTCTACCAGCTGCTCGGCAACGCCTACGACATGGCAGGCGACCGCAAACGTGCCGTCAAGACCTATGAAAAGGGGCTGCGTGAGAACCCCGACGCCGGACGGCTCTACCTCGAACTGGGCAATATCGCCTACGCCGAACGACAGTACGACCGCGCCCTCGCCTGCTACCGCCGCGGCGCCACGGTCGATCCCGCCCACCCGTCGAACTACCGCAGCCTGGCCCTGCTCTACGCGATCTCGACCGAACCGGTCTGGACACTCGTCTGGGGCGAACTGTTCATGAACCTCGAACGGGGCTCCGGACGCACCTCCGCCATGAGCGAAACGCTCGCGCGGACCTACCGCGACAACATCCGCATCGAAGGCGACACGGCCGTACGCATGACTTTCAGCCGCAACGGCCGCGTCGCACGGGAGGGACTGCGCCTGCGGATTCCGTTCGGGACGGCCGTCTTCGAAGTCGCCGCACGGGCGGCACTGACGGCAGACGGCATTCCCGACAGCCTGACGCTGGACGTGCTGAGCGACATGCGCGAACGGTTCGTCGACCGTTACTTCGAGAAATACGACCGGATGCTTTTCGACGACGACGCGGCACGGCCGCTGATGGATTACCAGCGGCAGGTCAAAGAGGCGGGCATGATGAGACCCTACAACTACTGGGTGCTTTCACAGGGATTTCCCGACGAGTTCCGGCAGTGGCGGGACGAACACGCCGTACAATGGCAGGACTTCATCGCGTGGTTCGCCGCGCACCCGATGTCCGTTCCCGACCCCGCTGCCGGACGGCGGAACCCTTGA